From a region of the Corythoichthys intestinalis isolate RoL2023-P3 chromosome 7, ASM3026506v1, whole genome shotgun sequence genome:
- the dnttip2 gene encoding deoxynucleotidyltransferase terminal-interacting protein 2 has product MVATRRGLRVCSPNKKNIEQSSDVQATPSTSRRPTTRSVRAETSSQLGEELSDPQTPQSKKCTRASRLHSPKQPCTPTGSTHEADLSDLESCCSGTSDAQLPARRNRAAVESKNVRSVRRRALDKEESSSSVVSDAEAPATHVRRSRRLALTLSYAEDDLSEAESCSSLSAQKIDKRTKTTDNLKADDSATSQKVTQSQRKSTRSSAKPRPDESEPSDAESLASDVSGNARRRSARFRKKVSPTCLNFDQASESSATPSTRRTTRRTAAEKSCESEGFESGTEYTISVRRLTRSLTSKAAELDSDLTDGQSSHGTPCSSRAGSGSAKRRQTPLISTPLMKDLCIVLENSAEVKSLNDSMLDSTVVAEDADCTLKEEDVSEEKQKAGVMSNEVLMGDEEEEKVPVVEAALTSTNQQSELSLENKEEDSSTVEKMEEETGPSASGEVLQDERENVSTTREYLEVEQGKLEDAKATQDVIMESIKEDVSERMSEEATAPIDEVTPMDTKPAQETSNVTLVESREDEDDMGEKQEPSTKPEETMTTASVDEQVTPKKSQSQYVKTRRKAKIISVMDRIEDEDDTREKQGPSTKPEETMTTASVDEQVTPKKSQSQYVKTRRKAKIISVMDRIEDEDDTREKQGPSTKPEEMMTASVDEQVTSEKSQSQDVIPSMKAEMISLMDSNEDEDDMGEKQGPSRKPEEMMTAQPVDEQVIPEKSQSQDVKPTRMTKIISLMDSSEDEDDDDNDILHKDEEDTEDKRGRYKKAKNVEESVEGLFVVDTRPGEEVDEDYYTERLTREEVFGDEEDEEEFVDEEADDDADVDCGESALLLSSRNPLLKEMSSRIDPGINMRQLGGLYITFDGSKSKTVSSSVNEQKEKTDLDEVMKNSVMVSDFEKKDSVPPYSESKQALKQQRRVERGKTTGDSWFNMKAPELTKELTGDLKLLKMRASMDPKRFYKKNDRDGFPKYFQVATVVDNPVDFYHSRIPKKQRKRTMVEELLADAEFRSNNKKKYHSIVAEKAAQASGKHKYKTNKFHKKSGKVSK; this is encoded by the exons ATGGTGGCCACCAGGAGAGGACTGCGCGTGTGCtctccaaataaaaaaaatatcgagCAGTCCTCTGATGTTCAG GCCACTCCATCCACGAGTAGGAGACCCACCACTCGGAGTGTTCGAGCAGAGACTAGCAGCCAGCTTGGAGAAGAATTGAGTGACCCGCAGACCCCCCAGTCGAAAAAATGCACCCGAGCCTCCAGACTTCACAGCCCAAAGCAGCCTTGCACCCCTACAGGCTCCACTCACGAAGCAGACTTGTCCGACCTGGAGTCGTGCTGCTCTGGCACATCCGATGCGCAGCTACCGGCGAGGCGCAACCGGGCGGCGGTGGAGTCGAAGAATGTCCGGAGCGTGAGGAGAAGAGCTCTGGACAAGGAGGAATCTAGTAGCTCTGTTGTGTCTGATGCGGAAGCCCCAGCGACGCATGTCAGGAGGAGCAGAAGACTTGCCCTCACCTTAAGTTATGCGGAAGATGATTTGTCTGAGGCGGAGTCCTGCTCTTCTCTGTCTGCACAGAAAATTGACAAACGCACGAAGACCACAGACAATCTCAAGGCCGACGACTCAGCTACATCTCAAAAAGTCACCCAGAGTCAGAGAAAAAGCACCAGATCCTCCGCCAAACCGCGACCGGACGAGTCTGAACCTTCTGACGCCGAGAGCTTGGCTTCCGATGTCTCTGGAAACGCAAGGCGCAGAAGTGCCAGATTCAGAAAGAAAGTGTCTCCTACTTGCTTGAACTTTGATCAAGCCTCGGAAAGTTCTGCGACGCCGAGCACTAGAAGAACAACCCGGCGGACCGCTGCTGAGAAGTCTTGCGAATCTGAGGGATTTGAATCCGGCACCGAATACACCATCAGTGTACGTCGATTGACTCGTTCTTTGACTTCCAAGGCCGCTGAGTTGGACTCGGACTTGACGGACGGACAGTCTTCCCACGGGACGCCTTGTAGCAGTCGCGCCGGCTCGGGTAGCGCTAAACGGCGGCAAACCCCGCTGATTTCTACGCCGCTAATGAAGGATCTCTGCATTGTGCTGGAGAACTCCGCGGAAGTGAAGTCGCTGAACGACTCAATGTTGGATAGCACGGTGGTCGCTGAGGATGCGGACTGCACATTAAAGGAGGAAGATGTAAGTGAAGAAAAGCAGAAAGCTGGTGTGATGTCAAATGAAGTCCTAATGGGagatgaagaagaagaaaaggtTCCTGTTGTTGAAGCCGCACTTACGTCTACAAACCAGCAGAGTGAGCTGTCTTTAGAAAACAAGGAAGAGGACTCGTCAACAGTGGAAaagatggaggaggaaacagggCCTTCAGCCTCAGGAGAGGTGTTACAAGATGAGCGAGAAAATGTTTCTACTACACGGGAGTACTTGGAAGTCGAGCAGGGGAAGCTCGAGGACGCAAAAGCTACCCAGGATGTCATCATGGAAAGCATCAAAGAGGATGTGAGTGAGAGGATGTCAGAAGAGGCCACAGCGCCGATTGATGAGGTGACACCCATGGATACGAAACCTGCCCAGGAGACGTCAAATGTCACCCTAGTGGAGAGCAGAGAGGATGAAGATGACATGGGAGAGAAACAAGAGCCTTCCACCAAGCCTGAGGAGACAATGACGACAGCATCTGTTGATGAGCAGGTGACACCCAAGAAATCTCAGTCTCAATATGTAAAAACTCGTAGGAAGGCTAAAATAATCAGCGTCATGGACAGGATCGAGGATGAAGATGACACAAGAGAGAAACAAGGGCCTTCCACCAAGCCTGAGGAGACAATGACGACAGCATCTGTAGATGAGCAGGTGACACCCAAGAAATCTCAGTCTCAATATGTAAAAACTCGTAGGAAGGCTAAAATAATCAGCGTCATGGACAGGATCGAGGATGAAGATGACACAAGAGAGAAACAAGGGCCTTCCACGAAGCCTGAGGAGATGATGACAGCATCAGTAGATGAGCAGGTGACATCCGAGAAATCCCAGTCTCAAGATGTAATACCTAGTATGAAGGCTGAAATGATCAGCCTCATGGACAGCAACGAGGATGAAGATGACATGGGAGAGAAACAAGGGCCTTCCAGGAAGCCTGAGGAGATGATGACGGCACAACCTGTAGATGAGCAGGTGATACCTGAGAAATCTCAGTCTCAGGACGTAAAACCTACTAGGATGACTAAAATAATCAGCCTCATGGACAGTAGCGAGGATGAGGATGATGACGATAATGATATCTTGCATAAAGACGAAGAAGATACTGAAGATAAACGAGGCCGCTACAAGAAGGCCAAAAATGTGGAGGAGTCTGTCGAAGGCCTGTTCGTGGTCGATACGCGACCAGGAGAGGAAGTCGATGAAGATTACTACACGGAGCGCCTGACGCGAGAGGAGGTCTTCGGAGACGAGGAAGACGAGGAGGAGTTTGTGGATGAGGAGGCGGATGATGACGCCGATGTTGACTGCGGGGAATCGGCACTGCTTTTATCAAGCAGGAATCCTCTTCT CAAGGAGATGTCCAGCCGCATCGACCCGGGCATCAACATGAGACAGCTCGGGGGGTTGTACATCACTTTCGACGGAAGCAAATCAAAGACTGTCTCCAGTTCGGTGAACGAGCAGAAGGAGAAAACGGACCTGGATGAG GTGATGAAAAACAGCGTGATGGTTTCTGACTTTGAGAAGAAAGACTCGGTCCCGCCATACAGTGAATCCAAACAAGCCTTGAAACAACAACGCAGA GTGGAGCGTGGAAAAACTACAGGAGATTCTTGGTTCAACATGAAAGCTCCTGAGCTCACCAAGGAGCTGACGGGAGACCTGAAATTGCTGAAGATGAGAGCCTCCATGGATCCCAAGAGGTTCTACAAGAAGAACGACCGAGACGGCTTCCCCAAGTACTTCCAG GTGGCCACTGTGGTGGACAACCCAGTCGACTTCTACCACTCCCGAATTCCTAAGAAGCagaggaagaggaccatggtggAAGAGCTGCTGGCTGACGCAGAGTTCAGAAG CAACAACAAGAAGAAGTACCACAGCATTGTGGCTGAGAAAGCAGCTCAGGCCTCCGGCAAGCACAAATACAAGACGAATAAATTTCACAAGAAATCTGGGAAAGTCTCAAAGTGA